One Candidatus Nitrososphaera evergladensis SR1 genomic window carries:
- a CDS encoding UbiD family decarboxylase yields MANSSNNNNGGDLRSYLELLEKEGELVRIKKPVSTKFELAAVVSKFDSKQAVLFEKVKEGGKISTVASNVCGTPGRFYMATSSAKSAPKGIAETKKAIRSRVSEALAGMSAPLKTQEGKALFEQNSSRNLNDLPIVTHFEKDAGAFATASVVFAKDGERRNQNSSTHRLLRLDEKHMAIRMVEGRHLHKCYTYAKEHGEDLKVAIAVGVHPAVSIAAAYQAAYGVDEMMIANALLEGKLKLAKTGYSQLYVPNHSEIIIEGRILKDRVQEEWMVEMLRTYDFKRKQPVFELEKLSFRDGAIYHDILPGYAEHRLLMGLPVEAKMYDYVKSVVPTTQAVHLTDGGSNWLSAVIQIKKRLEGEPKNAIMAAFAAHPSLKMATVVDDDIDPTDAVAVEYAVATRCQADRGFVVIPNAKGSSLDPSSDQQNLLTTKVGIDATATILKPKERFEIARIPGEDEINVSDYASNKIK; encoded by the coding sequence ATGGCAAACAGCAGCAACAACAATAATGGTGGCGACCTCCGCAGCTACCTTGAGCTCCTTGAGAAAGAGGGCGAGCTTGTACGCATAAAAAAGCCAGTCAGCACAAAATTCGAGCTTGCGGCCGTGGTGTCCAAGTTTGACTCCAAGCAGGCAGTGCTGTTTGAGAAGGTAAAAGAGGGCGGCAAGATATCTACTGTCGCAAGCAACGTCTGCGGAACGCCAGGGAGGTTCTACATGGCGACAAGCTCGGCAAAGAGCGCACCAAAGGGCATCGCCGAGACAAAAAAGGCGATACGCAGCAGGGTGAGCGAGGCGCTTGCAGGCATGTCTGCGCCTTTGAAAACGCAAGAGGGCAAGGCGCTTTTTGAGCAAAATTCCTCAAGGAACCTGAACGACCTGCCGATAGTAACGCATTTTGAAAAGGACGCCGGCGCGTTTGCCACGGCGTCGGTCGTTTTTGCAAAGGACGGCGAGCGGAGGAACCAGAATTCTTCCACCCACCGCCTGCTGCGCCTGGACGAAAAACATATGGCAATAAGGATGGTGGAGGGCAGGCACCTGCACAAGTGCTACACGTACGCAAAGGAGCACGGCGAGGACCTGAAGGTGGCAATAGCAGTAGGCGTGCATCCTGCTGTCAGCATTGCAGCGGCGTACCAGGCAGCGTACGGCGTCGATGAAATGATGATTGCAAACGCGCTCTTGGAAGGCAAGCTAAAGCTTGCAAAAACAGGCTATTCTCAACTGTACGTGCCAAATCACTCTGAGATAATCATCGAGGGCAGGATACTCAAGGACAGGGTGCAGGAGGAGTGGATGGTCGAGATGCTCCGCACGTACGACTTCAAGCGCAAGCAGCCGGTGTTTGAGCTTGAAAAATTAAGTTTCCGCGACGGCGCAATCTACCACGACATCCTGCCCGGCTATGCGGAGCATCGATTGTTGATGGGCCTGCCGGTGGAAGCCAAGATGTACGACTATGTCAAAAGCGTCGTTCCAACCACGCAGGCGGTGCACCTCACAGACGGCGGGAGCAACTGGCTCTCTGCAGTCATCCAGATAAAAAAGCGCCTTGAAGGCGAGCCCAAGAACGCAATAATGGCCGCGTTTGCCGCCCACCCATCGCTAAAGATGGCTACCGTTGTGGACGACGACATCGACCCGACTGACGCAGTGGCGGTGGAATATGCCGTTGCGACGAGGTGCCAGGCCGACAGGGGCTTTGTAGTCATCCCAAACGCAAAGGGCTCCAGCCTCGACCCTTCAAGCGACCAGCAGAACCTGCTCACCACCAAGGTGGGCATCGACGCCACCGCGACAATCCTGAAACCAAAGGAAAGGTTCGAGATTGCAAGGATTCCGGGCGAGGACGAGATCAATGTAAGCGATTACGCCTCTAATAAGATTAAATAG
- the dph2 gene encoding diphthamide biosynthesis enzyme Dph2, giving the protein MIKIDENRIFQIIEERKPRSIALNGAEALIPRLQDVADHVHEKFGIEAYVIGDPCWGSCDLNTHAADMLGADLLFNVGHTVAMETFGEKVVMINAYDDVSFDSVARKFAKDMQGRYKAISLVTDSQHLEEVDKARQVFEEFGYKVIIGRGKGQLRDAQVFGCEFYPAWNVQKQVDCYVFLGQSQFHSASVAMSTEKPTFMLDPYFEEYTQVNEFAQGLQKRAILSIYKAADAERIGIVIGLKEGQFAHVRALELKKEFERLGKKVQLIAITEITSDRMQIFKGIDAFVQVACPRIATDNHFTKPMLSVPQALALIKLLKKEPIEDFLRIQHWL; this is encoded by the coding sequence ATGATCAAGATAGACGAGAACCGCATCTTCCAGATAATCGAGGAGCGCAAGCCCCGTTCCATTGCGCTAAACGGCGCCGAGGCGCTCATCCCGCGGCTGCAGGACGTGGCCGACCACGTGCACGAAAAATTCGGCATTGAAGCGTACGTCATTGGCGACCCGTGCTGGGGCTCGTGCGACCTGAACACGCACGCGGCAGACATGCTCGGGGCAGACCTGCTGTTCAACGTGGGTCACACGGTGGCGATGGAGACATTTGGCGAAAAGGTGGTGATGATAAACGCGTACGACGATGTCAGCTTTGATTCCGTGGCAAGGAAATTTGCCAAGGACATGCAGGGCAGGTACAAGGCGATATCGCTCGTAACAGACAGCCAGCACCTGGAAGAAGTGGATAAAGCGCGGCAGGTCTTTGAGGAGTTTGGCTACAAGGTGATAATCGGGCGCGGAAAGGGCCAGCTGCGCGACGCGCAGGTGTTTGGCTGCGAGTTCTACCCTGCATGGAACGTGCAAAAGCAGGTCGACTGCTATGTTTTCTTGGGCCAGAGCCAGTTCCACTCGGCAAGCGTGGCCATGTCGACAGAGAAGCCGACGTTCATGCTGGACCCCTATTTTGAGGAATACACGCAGGTAAACGAGTTTGCACAGGGGCTGCAAAAGCGCGCCATACTTTCAATATACAAGGCGGCAGACGCCGAGCGCATCGGGATCGTTATCGGCCTGAAGGAGGGTCAGTTTGCGCACGTGCGCGCGCTGGAGCTGAAAAAAGAGTTTGAAAGACTGGGCAAAAAGGTGCAGCTGATAGCGATTACTGAAATCACAAGCGACAGGATGCAGATATTCAAGGGAATCGACGCCTTTGTGCAGGTCGCCTGCCCAAGGATAGCAACGGACAACCACTTTACCAAGCCGATGCTTTCCGTGCCCCAGGCGCTTGCGCTGATAAAACTGCTAAAGAAGGAACCCATCGAAGACTTTCTCAGGATACAGCACTGGCTGTAG